The Thermococcus sp. M39 genome window below encodes:
- a CDS encoding FumA C-terminus/TtdB family hydratase beta subunit has translation MDLKTPLSYEDVLKLKIGDIIHLSGIIYTARDLAHKRIIELAKNGELPFDLEGAVIYHCGPVVRKNGKFKIVSAGPTTSARMNRYLNEILALGVKGIIGKGGMNAEPFREHKAVYFAFTGGAGSLAAKSIKRVVDVYWLDELGIPEAVWVLEVEKFPLLVAVDAYGNSIL, from the coding sequence ATGGATCTAAAAACCCCTTTAAGCTATGAAGATGTCTTAAAACTCAAAATTGGGGATATTATACATCTTTCCGGAATCATATACACGGCAAGGGATTTGGCACACAAAAGAATCATTGAGCTTGCAAAAAACGGAGAGCTGCCCTTTGATTTGGAAGGTGCAGTCATCTATCACTGCGGTCCCGTTGTGAGAAAAAATGGAAAATTCAAAATAGTCTCCGCTGGCCCTACAACAAGTGCAAGAATGAACCGTTATCTCAATGAAATTTTGGCTCTGGGAGTTAAGGGGATAATTGGAAAGGGGGGCATGAATGCCGAGCCCTTTAGAGAACATAAGGCTGTGTATTTTGCCTTCACGGGTGGAGCTGGGTCTTTAGCAGCTAAGAGCATTAAAAGGGTTGTAGATGTCTACTGGCTTGACGAGCTTGGCATTCCTGAGGCTGTTTGGGTATTAGAGGTTGAGAAATTTCCGCTTCTTGTTGCTGTTGATGCATATGGAAATTCAATACTATAA